Genomic window (Vigna unguiculata cultivar IT97K-499-35 chromosome 10, ASM411807v1, whole genome shotgun sequence):
tatatttcctatgagtaattaaaaatgtttcatattttatatatatatatatatattacatttttattatgttatcttAATATTATGTGTGAATagtttaatcatattttaaagtaatgaaatttaaatgaaaaaatattttaaaagtctaggttattatattttaaatttagaaaaatcatGTTATGCATTATAAGTGTATAATAAATGTTATAGGTGCAATCGtgcttaaatttaaaatgaaattaaatatgtttgtagttCTTAAACTtgatgtgaaattaaaatttatccttATCTTAAACTtgtatactaaaattaaatatatttgtaatttttaaatttggatggaaaattgaaatttatttttatgtgaaacTTTTATActagatataattattttaatacaataacattaaactttttttttgcaTGTTTTAGATTAATATTTAAGCTTAAACTtgttaaaagatataaataaatcatatgTAGGCCTAGATCGTTGTTTGACAtatcaaaaatatcaaaaatgtttaatacaaTTTTCACTTACTAAAACATATATTACACTCTAGATATAAGtgcataataaattttacaattatagaACTTATGTACCTGTGATGCATATTATacttctgtttttgtttttaattgaaagcttgttgataaaaaatagaatatcatATATTTAGAATATTGAAAAAATCTGAAATTTAACTCAATGAAAGAtgatatcataataaaaatagtgaTACAAAATAATGTTGTAAAAAATACGATAACATtgtaaaaaatgtaaacaaatataaaaacacaAGTTAATGCCTTTTCTTTTGTCTAGCTTCGTAAATAATGACAGTGAAGACAATAGCTCCCAGTATGTTCGAATAGAATTCTGAGTCCACACAAAAtctgaattttataaattttcatgcaatctaaatattaaaatttttcatttttaatcacTTTCAATTCTAACATAACTATCAATCAAActaattctaaatatttaatgaattaacACATAGGTTCAAATATGGAATATTTCGAAGTAGTGATTTCACCCCACTAAAGatcatatttcttcttataCGACATTAacctgtgaaaaaaaaaatgttcaacatTCTACGCCACTATTGACTATCCCTTTTGAAAGCATCACTCTTGAAGGTGTTCAACATTTATGATTCTAACAAAGATGTCAGAATATGCACATGTCAAATTGTGTGGCTGTCTTGTTTGGGAAATTTTCTTCCTGTGCTAGCAAAATCAACTTTCACAACTAAGACTGTGGAAGACTTTTAGCCCCTCCACACGTATATATGTATTAATATTACAGAAGCAAGTGTAACCATTTAAGCACAAGCTGTTGAacgaaaagaagaagaaagaggatgAAAGTTGAAGTAGAAATAATTTCTAGAGAAGATATTAAACCATCTTCTCCCACACCCTCTCACCTTAGAGTCTTCAGGCTTTCCCTTTTGGACCAACTTATCCCATCGCCATATGCTCCAATAATCCTGTTCTACACCTCACCTAAGAGTAACACAACTTATCTTTCTGAAGTCCCTGAGAGGTTAGAATTGCTGAAAAAATCTCTATCAGAGACACTAACCAAATTCTACCCTCTAGGTGGCAAAATCAAAGAGGATCTGTCCATTGAGTGCAATGATGAAGGTGCTAATTTTGTGCTGGTCCGAGTGAAATGTCCTCTAGATGAATTTCTAGTCCAACCTCAGTTGACCGTACTAAACAAGTTTCTTCCTGTTGGTCTTGTTTCtgaaggatcaaattcaggAACCTATGTCACTAACATTCAAGTGAACATCTTTGAATGTGGGGGAATTGCCATTGGCATGTGCATTTCACATAGGATCCTTGATGGGGCTGCACTAAGCACCTTTATCAAAGGGTGGACAGAAAGGGCCAAGGGTTGTAACCAATCAACCCAACCAAACTTCATTGCACCTTCTCTGTTCCCCGCTAACAGTCCATGGTTTAGAGACTTATCTATGTGGATGTGGGGTTCGTTGTTCAAACAAGGCAAGTGGGTCACAAGGAGGTTTCTGTTTAGAAACTCAGCTATAGCTACACTCAAGGCTCAAACACCAGGCACAGAAAATTCCACACGTCTTCAGATGGTTTCTGCTATGCTGTGGAAGTCCCTCATGGGTGTGTCCAAGGCACGGTTTGGTACCAAAAGACCTTCTTTTGTGACTCATTTGGTGAACCTGAGGAGAAAAATGGATGAGGCTCTTTGTCCTGAACATGGTATGGGAAATGTTCTTTGGTTGATGGCTGCAGAGAGTGTGGATGATAATGAGATGGGGTTGGAGGAGTTGGTGGGGAAGTTGAGGACTGCAATATCAAGAGTAGATAAGGAATTTGTTGAAGAATTGAGAGGAGATAAGGGAAGGTCAATTATCCAGGAGAGTCTCAGGGCAATAGGTGAGATGGGATCAAAGAGTGAAGTGGATTATTTTGGGTTTAGTAGCTGGTGCAATTTTGGGTTCTACGAGGCTGATTTTGGGTGGGGAAAACCCACATGGGTGAGTGGTGGTGGTTCAATTGATTCAGTTTCAATGTTCATGAATCTTATCATCCTAGTGGACACAAGGTTGGGAGACGGAATAGAAGCTTGGGTTACCTTGGAAGAAGAGGATATGATTCATTTGAAAGCAAACCCTGAACTCCTCACTTGTGCAATACTGGATCCAAGTCCTTTAGCAATGAGTTCTGTTGCCTGATTATTAGAATTAGCTTTCATTACTACTGAaagtaatttttcatttgaaGCTAATAAGTTGGTTTCACGAAACCAAAtggaaaaacaaattaatttagttGATCTTGAAGTTCATGTCATTAAATCCATTTACCTACTTACCTAGTTTTTCTGTATCTTATTTAACTCTATGTTCGACTGAGTAACAGTAAATGCCACTGATACTGTATATATGTATGGGTCAGAATTTGATTTCTGAATTATATAAACAACATTTACTCAGAAGCTTTCCCCACGAAAGAGAGAAAACACTTAAtacagaaaaataaatcatacaCACCTTGGCGATCTGCATATTGAGATAAAACAAACATAGTAACTCACGATACTTGCAGAGAAGTTTTTAACTAAACATAAATGGTGTATGAAATGCAATTCTAAAAAGGGAGTAGAGAATGCAGAGAATgttaattaagggtaaaattttgtatattctGATTTATTATATAGAAGTGaataaactgaaaaaaaaaaaaaaaaaactgtttaaTTGTGTGACATTTTGACCTTGTGCCAAGCATCTAATCCCAAACTTGTGGAACAAAACAATTAACGTTTAAGGAAAATACTAGTTTGATTTAGACTTCTAGCTACTCATCTTTGTCTACACTAGGCGAAGAAACGCAGAAAGtaaatgattatatataaagtagaagaaaaaaatgcatataCCAAGGGATTGAGTTAAGAATGATGAATTGATGTAAAGGATCTATAACTACAATTCAATAACTCCATCCTCCCTGCATTCCCCACATCAATCACCATAGTTCCTTTCTTATTTGCACGTCGAACCCTACACAATTTCTTCTTGGAGCCTGCTCAAACCAACAAAACCCTTAATTAGCCAAATTCTCATTCCATTCACtccaataacaaataaataatttataataatgcaagaaaaagaagaacacATTTCAATTAGGTTACCTTATCCCATAAATGCGGGTGGATTTTCTTACGAACTTCTACCGATTGATCCCGGTCGGATCCTCCATTTTCCACTTGCAATCGGGGTTTTGCTGAACCCGAATAAAATGACTTGAAGTTTCATTGGCAGCGCTGTCATACACTGCCTCTGACAAGAAATAGACAACACGTTTCTTACAGGCATGGCAATTGTATGTAATTTTTCTCCCAACAATGATGAAATCTATTTGGCAGCGGTCTTTGGAGGACAAGTATGTATAGATAAAAAAGAAGAGTATGCCGAGAAAATAAGGGAACTGGGACTATTGACTTAAAGATGATTTTCATTCACATGAGAAggtttaaaatagaaaaatgatattttaacccatttttttaactcatttttaatttattatttttattatttttagattatttattttaattttttataataatatgatgtgataatctaaaaataataaaaataataaattaaaaatgagtaaaaacaaatagattaaattattctttaaaatatggCATGAGTAACTCCTGCAACCATAGAGACATAGCTTATGaacaaacaataacataaaagtCTGTTGTAATTATTTAGATCGTTTGAATAggttaacttatttttttcagtATCCATTTGTATATGTGATATATGATACGTAAGCATTGATCTAAGCACGGGTTAGCTACGAGATAAATTAATCTCTTTAGAATTCTTTACTATATTTTCTGGAAAAcccactttttattttaaaaattttgggcccaattaaattaaaaatggcAAAGTCAACccacttgttttttttttttaaatcttccGGTTCCCTGCTCTATTTTCTTCTCAATTTTCTCCACTTTTCAGAGTTGTTGTTCTACCCTTTTCTATTGTTACCATTCCTTCAAAATGAGGCTGGCTGAAACTAACATTGTTGTAGAGCTCTCTAGAGAACAAATTGAACATTTCCTTCTTCAACGTAAGTTGAATTCcaaatttcagtttttttttttgttttttagttttgaaatcaCGTAACTCCAaatttctgttttcttttgttttttagttttgaaatttttggtcTTATTTGGATTATGGACATGGACCTCACTCTCTTTTCCCTTTATTCTTGTTTGTCAACTCCTTAAGTTGTATGCGTGCTGGGTTGGTTTCTTTGTCTTTCTGAGTTCTTTTGACCggttatttgtaaaattaggtcgtttgaatttttttttgtaaaacagGGTTAAGTCGTCATGGGGGAGGACtacattaaaggtgaagtcgtcctcccccAAAccggttttatttttttaaaaaaaaaataaataaagtcgTCATGCACAAACACGACTTTTGAAAATCTAAAGTTGAAGTCGTCTTCACAgctgacgacttcacttttaaattttttttccatcgGCTGTGAAGTTGGCGCATGTTCATTCCTGCTTCCCATGATTGTCGCGTTCCTCGAAGAAAGATACTCCACGTTCCTCGACGGATCCTCCACATGCTCCGATCGCGTTATCTGCAGGCCATAGGGCATTTGGCACCCCACGAACTTGTGCCCAGAAACACTCACACTCCTGTAGGCTTCTTGAATGAAACTTTTGGAGCCTGAGGGAAAAAATGGTCAACCCAATTGTCTATTCAACACATCAGAATTGTTAAGGAGGGGCTGAGGGTTAAGTCGTCCGTTGTAAGGACGATTTCAATCTCAGATTTTAGAAACCGTGTTTGCATATGACGATTTtggttttttgaaaaaaaaaatgaaaccggTCAGGGAGAGGACGACTTCGtctttaatgtcgtcctccTCCACGACGACTTAACCctgtttcacaaaaaaaaattcaaacgacccaattttacaaataaccGGTCAAAAGGAcccagaaaaacaaaaaagccAAAGTATTAAGGTAAGGGAAAGTAGAGTTTAAAGCTTTTTAAGTGTCTTGCATGTTTTTGGTTCTGAATCGATTTTGAAATGTTGGTTTGATGTTTGTAATTGTGTGAAAAATGAAGTATATGTGGTTTGGATTGGATTTCTCGGTTTGCATGCATGAGCAGGTGAGAAACCTGTTATTCTTGTCCAAGCAAACAaccctcgcctaagcaagaataACAAAAAACTCAACCTTGCCTCTGTTTGGATTACCGCTTAAGCGAGGAGCTTCAGCTTTGAGCGAGAACAATCTCACTCGAGCGAGAACTCGTAGAATCTCACAATGCCCTCTGTTCGAGCTCTGGTCCAGACGAGAATGCCTAGCTTAAGCGATGGCTTCTAGCTTGAGCAAGATTCGAGATAGGTGCAGGGAAGTGCTTAATTGCTTGATTTCTTCTATGATTGGTTGTTTTACTCCTCAAGAGTATGATGTATAATGTTGTGCATGTATGATGTGGTGTATTGAGACTATATTTAATGTGATTAGCATGAGATAATAATGTTTTGAGATAACATGTTGAC
Coding sequences:
- the LOC114165584 gene encoding vinorine synthase-like, which codes for MKVEVEIISREDIKPSSPTPSHLRVFRLSLLDQLIPSPYAPIILFYTSPKSNTTYLSEVPERLELLKKSLSETLTKFYPLGGKIKEDLSIECNDEGANFVLVRVKCPLDEFLVQPQLTVLNKFLPVGLVSEGSNSGTYVTNIQVNIFECGGIAIGMCISHRILDGAALSTFIKGWTERAKGCNQSTQPNFIAPSLFPANSPWFRDLSMWMWGSLFKQGKWVTRRFLFRNSAIATLKAQTPGTENSTRLQMVSAMLWKSLMGVSKARFGTKRPSFVTHLVNLRRKMDEALCPEHGMGNVLWLMAAESVDDNEMGLEELVGKLRTAISRVDKEFVEELRGDKGRSIIQESLRAIGEMGSKSEVDYFGFSSWCNFGFYEADFGWGKPTWVSGGGSIDSVSMFMNLIILVDTRLGDGIEAWVTLEEEDMIHLKANPELLTCAILDPSPLAMSSVA